A stretch of DNA from Halictus rubicundus isolate RS-2024b chromosome 13, iyHalRubi1_principal, whole genome shotgun sequence:
CTTTTATATTCAACGAGAGAAACAAAATGGTGGACATAGTTTTACGAAGGATGTAAAAGTGGACGTGTTTTAACCTCGGTTATCCGTTGGTACCACTTTTGAAAAGGCAGGCACTGacattattgaatttgaaaGTTTCCTGATTGCGCgtttatttttttacgaccTTTTGAAGCGTCAAGATCCGACCGTAAATCGCTGCAACGCGAGAGTTTCACTTCCGGATCTCGAACTTCGCAAATTCGAACGACGCTGCATGTATATTCGCCGCGGGGGTGAAAGCGAGCCGAGCCCACCGCGTTCGACGCCGATGTGTGGGGTTTCCCAAGTCGAATCGAGAGCCGAGAATACCGCGACACACGCAAATAGTCCCGCAGGTATTTTTAAATATCAAAAACATCTGCCGGCCGTCTCATCCGGCGCGTGATGTAACGCGCACGCACGAAACCGACCCGCTCGAATTCCGTCGGGTATTCTCACCCTTGGACTACCCACCCCTCTTTTTTTTCGCAAATTCGTGGCGAGATCGCACAGACAACCCCGACGCGGTTCTATCGATTCGGAGAAATCTGGGAAAACCGCGGTACTGAATTAGAACGCCACCCCCTTGGGAGAAATCGATCTCCACCCCCATTCAACGAGTTCCACGAGTGAATGTTGTTTACGCTAACACGATCGCGGAGGGTACGTCACGGGTATCTACGTACCCGCTACGTGAAACTGTCACGCGAACTTCGAACACACCCCTTTCGGGATTTGCCCCATCGATTTCTCGCGGGGGCGGTTTGTTTGAGACGTTCGCAGGCTGAACGATTAACTACCCTTCCAATTTTTTGGGATTTTAGCGCTGAGACAATTGTCGAAGGTTTCTAAATTTTTAACATCAGATCTACCAcgagaatattttcaattttcaatgggaataaattcaatcctgttattATTACAAAGGAATGCACatcagtctcgtttagggctcggcgtagtattttttcttttgtacAATGGGGAGATTCAAGGTCAGAAGATGTTTTGGacttaaaacagcttcgagtgcagagattattttctattcgagCTTGCCTATCAAGACGTAGAGATCTATAGATCCAGCGACGGATTTGCGGCGGAGACCGTTAGACAATCGAAAAATCAGTGTTCGAACAAACCGGCGCGAGCCTAATATTCCGTCATGGTCCAAAAGCAGCCGTTACGCCAGCCGCCTCCGGTTCGTGTATCCGCCCCGGAATGGAGTGTATGTGTCGGAGAATGACGTTACACGGGAATTCCCGAACTTCGAAAAAGAACGGTCTCCATTTTGAGCTTTTCCTGTTTTGAGGCGATCAAGCTCTCGACGGGAGATGGCCGAAAGAGCCCGCGGGAAAAACAAAGACAAGAGGGTTCAGAGATGATGAACTATAGCAACTAAAATACGGAGGAAGGCTTGGTAAAGAATCTGACAGAAAAATCGGTTAACATTACCAATTAAAATGaactgtaataaaaaaaaaaacccggAAAATCTCTACACATTCCATGGAACACAATCGGCTGAAAAGATCTGCTCCCATCATCAATTTCGATGAACCACTGTGATCAACCCCAGAGGAATAGCCAAATGATTCAACAGAAAGTCTATAGTGCCAAAAAATCCAATACCTAACTATGTATGTCCCagactcgtgttttggacatatatcgaatagacGCTGTATTGATGCTGCCGTCATCAATTTCGATGAACCACTGTGATCAACTCCAGAGGAATAGCCAAATGATTCAACAGAAAGTCTATAGTGCCAAAAAATCGGTTACCACCACCAATTGCACCTAACTCTATTTATGTctctggccagacccgtgttaaaaagtaattttaagtttttaaaaaatttaagtttTTAATAGTAACCCCTATTAAAAAGTCACAGAGAAATCTCTACACGTTTTAGGGGACACAATTTGCTGAAAAAATCTGCTCGCGTCATCAGTTTCGATGAACCGCAGTGATCGAATCGTAGTGGAATGGCTAAACGATCGACCAGAGGGCAATTAGGCCGAAAAATTGGCGTTGCCGTTCACGGTGAATCGTCCAGCGGACCGTTTAATGGGATTTCCGAGCGTTCTAAAACGTGGATCACGGTCTCGTTCCACGATGAAATCACGGGAAACCCGCGCGTAATCGTGGTCACAGGATTGTTATGCCTCTCCTCGTACGCGCGCTGCCTCGCGACGCTTTCCGAGGTGACTGTTGCTTCATGCGGTAAAAGCTGTTAGGATTTCCCGAGGATTCTCTTGTTGTCACGGTCGCTCATTCGCTTCCTCGTTAAGGCACACCATCGACATCACAATGCTGCTCGCTCTATCTGCTGTTCGATGTACAGGGTCAAGAGTTCGGCTCTCTTTCAGAGATTCTTTTGTTTCGCAACACCGCGATATCTTTGAGATACGCTTTTTTAGATACCTATGAATAGCCGAGGCGAATATGATTTACGCGGCACAATGGAAACGAGGACACGGGGGAACATGAGCGTTTAACGGCTATTGTTAGGTTTCTAGAAGCTGGAGTTTATTATCCTCTGAACGTAGGGACACGCGCTCGGTATTGGTGGACTGTGTATTGTGTGCAACAACTTGTTTTACGACAAGAATGAGCAGAGGAAACgcgaaaaattaaaaacgtcAGAATTTACAGACATGTACTGTCGGAATTCAACTTGTTCGAATAATTAAAAcccttaaaaatgtaaaaatagaaaCGTAGTAAGATGTAGGGCCGCATCAGTCCCAATAGTTCACCTAAGAACTAAGTTTCTTACGAAAATGCGAAGTCTACATGCTCGTATTGAAGGAAACGATTCGTGCGGTTTCGAACggttcacaagaaaaattctgtTCCCGGGATTATTACGCAAGAATGTCCGTTGCATCATCCTTTTCGGACGTACATCATTGCTCGGGTGCACATCAGTCTGCTAATCTTCGCTGATACAGCGAAACATTGTGCGCATGAGAAGTTCTTTGTCTTGAATGACATTTCACATTCATTCAGTAGTAAAATCGTTTAAACACAGACTTTCCTCGTTAACGTAGCGCGAATTCGATACGGGCGCGATGTTCTAAAGCAGTGGGCGCCGCTTTCTATTGTCTGAGATCGAGTCACGTGACCAGAGGGGCGGAGCTGCGGCGCTTCGGTGGGGAACGCGACGGTAACGAGGAAAACGAATCGCATACTCGGTACCGTTTCGATTCGAGAGCAGACATATTAGGTGTGCAAATAAGTTCGGTGTTTCCACATTCAATCGCACGTAACCCCATTTTAAACTGCACTCTCTCCCAGTTCTTAGTGGCGTTTTAAAGTTCCGATCTTCAGCTATAGAACTACCCTTCTACTCTTCGTCTTAAAAAGTTAGGTGAAATTCAGAAGCTGGGTCTTGTTGGGTCCACCATCAAATCAAAAGACGCAGAATTGATTCTCAGTTTAAGAGGACGAGTTTCCTGCACAAAATCGTAACATGATATCGTAAATGAAAGCTATAGAAAAGGGAGGCACCGAATTTACTTGCACACCCGATGTATCAGTTGAAGCTGAGGTAGAGGATGCGTCCAGGTGCAACGACTTACCATCGTAGTTCCGTTGCTCAAGATTCTGCGGCAATGCAGGCACCTTGCCTTCAGGTAAAAGGTAGCTCCTCTCGAGAGGCGTCAGGGTGTCGGTGAGGGCCATGGCCGAGGCTAGATCGCCGGTCGCGCAGGCCAGGTGAAGGGCCGTGTTTCCGCGAAAGTTCCTCAGCGCGGGATTCGCACCTGCCAGGATCAGCCGTCGCACTATCCTCGGCTGCCTCGTCAACACGGCCAGGTGCAACGGGGACTGTCCGTCGTCGTTCAGTATGTTCAATAGGCAGAAGTGCGGTGCCATTCTTATTAGGCTGAACGCAGCCTCCAGGAAGCCCTGCACGATCGCAATGTGCAGTTGCCTGGAAAACACAAAGCGAGAACCGTTCGTTAATCCTGTTAACCTGTCGGGGCTCTTCATTGTACCCGCCCGGTGCAGGTAGGAAAACAGCCTGAACAGATTTATGGCAGTCTCGCGGCACAATCGGGAAGAAGTTCGGATTGCAATAGAGTTTAGTTTACAGCCCCAAATAAAAGACTTGGGAAAAGAAACTTccactatcttttttttttaatttttaatatatcatctagtaaactaCTGCacctagcttggcagaaaaactgaagtcgtttggtccgttTATAGAAAAGTTATTCCGATTGTGTCATTCATTATGAGACTGTCTCGATATTGTAATGAAGGGGGCTAACTCCAATCGGCTCGGACGCCctttttcgaaatttctaaGGGTTCAGACAGTGTAATATAGCCCTATAGTGTAATACACAGTGTAATATAGACTATTAGTATATTGCAACACCAGATCCGATAGCCAGAAAAGAGTTCGCCGCgtcgtttattaattttaatgcgTTTCATCGCTTCCCAGTATCAACGTTCAGGCGAAATACGTATCATTAAGAAATATGTGTCCCATCAATCAACCTACAGCGTCATAGCAGAATATATGCTCGCGAAAAAATAAATCGTTCGATGAGAGGGTTAAATGTCGTGATGCAACGAGATCACGATCGGTCAACGCGCTCGCTGATAGGAAATACGTAACCATGATTCATGTGTGTGTGTCTGATGACGCGCGAAGACAGTCTCACGTGTCCACATGTTTTTTTGCAGAACCGTAAAGGCAGTCAATGCAGGTGATGATGATGCTCCCCGTGAAATAATGGACGCGAGTTGATTCTGACTTGAGGAAAATGATAAGAAGGGGACTTCCTAACTTGTTTGGGTACATCCGTACAATTGATGCGAGCATTCGGAAAAAACAAATGAGCCAACAATCCTGTGAAGAGTATGATAATAACGATGATGAAAGACTAgatgtttttgtaaatagtgaAGACTCTTCTTGCTTGATCTTAGACCTCCTTCCTAATTTCGACGTAGTTTCTGCAAAATATTCTCAGCAATGCTCACACAATTTTAACTGCAAAAGTGCGCTTTTCAACTCTAAGTCAATCTAGAGTTTAAGTTAGAGAAGActttgaaattgaaaaagagCATAAACAAATGAATTAAGGAACCTGAAATTTCATTTCAGCTCGTATAGCACCCCCATTGAAAGCCCCGCGTCCTTCCTGACCAATTTATGCCAAGCCTAATTCATGCAGGGAAACGTAACTATGCAAAATTATACGATGTAATAAAAGTCTTCGTTGAAATTGAACAGGTTGTTCGTGTGCTTCTTTTTTTCCTCTCCGAGTACGTACGCTACTCATCGTGTACCTATTAATGGAGCCGGTTATGCGAATTCCTAATTTTACACGGTCCATAACAAAAAACCGAGATCGAATTGGAATTTCTCTCGTCTCGTGAAATATGCATGTTCGACGAAATTGCAACGCGTCACCCGTTTCGGTGACGATCGTGCATGAAAAATGAGATTTTTCTGCGGGACGGTACCGGGAAAATCGCGTTCGATGAACGTAAGTTTATTGAGTCATAGTTTCTCCGTGCTACGAAGAATCACGCCCATTCAACAACAGCTCGCATCGTTATCGTAGCTGTGATCGATACACGAGGACGCTCATTAAAAACAACGCTTCGAAAGCCTCGCGGGCTACAGGTTGCAGCGCAAATGCGCACGCGCGGCCACACGCATTACGGTAATGCCCCGATACATGTCCGCGGGACTTTTCATCTTTTGCCGTCGCTGTCACAAGTAAAAACAAACAGCGTGTAACAAGACATGTGCGTCGGCAGGCCGATGAAATAATATAGCAATTCAGCGGCAGaacttcccttttttttttatttatttatttatgaaattgtTAGTAATTGTATCGTGTTCCATGCCGTTTCTTTTCTGTTACTAATGTACGTTGGGAGAATCGTCGTAAAAAATAAAGCAGAACAATGGGATTAGCGAATCATGCGTCACGATTTCTCCGAATACATAGaccgaggcattactgtacttTGATCCGTTTTGTAGCGAAAGCGAGTCAGAGATCTGGGATTTTGCGAGGATGACGAAAGATCTACGCGCCCACCGCAATAATTGCGGCAATGAAACTCGTGACCATCGCAATGACGCATATCGGGGGAAAAACAAAAACGATAACGATGATTTTTCACCCGATGAACGCTTGTTGATGGGAACTTCATTATCTGGCTCGTCGATTCCACGATAATATTATAGATTCGTTACTTTGTATCGAAGAGTCGAATTGGATGTTCCCGCCAAAAGTTCGAACCAAGGCAGGAGTAGAATTTCCCGCCAATTTCAAACGCGAATCTAAATTGCTCGAAACGTACAATATTTGGAATATATTTCGCCTCGTTGGTAAGCTGATTAACGTCGCCTGAATCACTACGGATTATATGTCCCGATTTACTCGAGAAAGTATAAATACTCTCGAATGACTATACATGGGTCACGTGAACTCAGAAAACAAACAACATAGTAGAGGCTGGATGACGAAGTCGTCGATGGATGTAAACATGTCATAGTGACGATTATCATTTCGCACGAACCGTCGTCCCATATACACATTCACCTTTCACGCCGTTTCTTATTTACATGCCTGACGATTAAGCTACGCTaatctcgtaggctcgattcAACACCAACAGGTCTGAATAGATTCCTAACACCGTTGTTCCCTCGCAAATGTCAACAAGATTGCTCCTTATTTTATCGCTATTCAGAACATAACTCTAAGGTCAACGAGAATGGCTCCAACGATAAATAGTACCGCGTAAATCTCCTACGGAACGTGATACAATTTAATACGTGCCCGTAATGCGAATTTTGTGCGTTTAGGaccaaaataataattttgttactTTCAACTCAATAAAACAATGGAATAGTCTACAAATATAATAGTCTAGAATAGTCTAGAATACTGTAATCATAATGTGGCGTTCCTGCAGCCTATATATTATATGCTTGGAGTTGCCTTGGGCAGCTGTTATGACCATTGAACCTTTGATCTCCTCTTGTCAAGCACAGACTATGGTGCAACAAAGATGGTGCGACGCTGCAATTCTACGACGAAAACTATGACCAAACATTCTTTTTCAACGACTTATTCGACCAGGCAGAATAACCTCAAATATCGTATTGCGTCCTAAAGAGAAACTGACACCGATCAACACTGCATCCTAACCTCTTAACACGATCACGCGACGGTAATTAGTGCTTGACCTCGTGTATTATGCAGTTAGGGCAAAAACTGTAGTATGAAACGGTGTTGGTGTTCGACCTACTAACGATCAAAGAGAGAAAAGGACTGCAAAAAAGAACGTGCCCGATTCCCTCGTAGTATTTAAATACGAAATCGGAGAGGAACTTTTGCACCGAGTTCGTCGAATGATTTTTGCCATAGTATACTATTGTTCTGTCACTAGCGTACAATTGTAACTGGTAAACCGATTAAAAGGATAAGGTACTCACGTATCGCCGTCGTCATCCTGGGCATAGTAAAGCTGCCAGTCGAGCTCGATCGGTTTCTCGATCCGGGATCGGTGTTCCTCGATCTGCCGTTGCTCGAGTTTCTCGGGTGAGACCGGTGTCAGCTCGAAGGTGGGTTCAGTTTGAACCCTGTCGTTGGTGCCGAGAGGGTTCAGGGTGACTTGCTTGAGCGACAGCTGGCTCAGGCTCTCGCTCAGCCGAAAATCGACGCCGCTGTCGACCCTCATTGGTTCCGGTGCAACGGGCGCGGTTGCAGCAGCATCCGTGACCTCGTGTTCGCAAATCTCCGAGCTGACCAGTAAGTTGCCGCTGGACAGGAACCCGGAGTCCGTTTCTCCTTTCTCCTCGCGTTTGTCCGCGCCGCCTTGCTCTGCAACATTTCCCGGGATCGGTGTCTCGCTCGGCGGATGCCACATCGTTCGTGATCGTTTTTAAGGTTAGATCGAGCCTCGTCCCGTGTCTCCGAGATGAAACGCTCTGTCGTTCCGTTCGACTGACTGTTTCGTTCGCGAGCAAAACCAGCAACGCCACCGTGCGAAACTACGCTCTCTCTTTACCGATGATCAACTTTCGATCGTCgctcgtcgtcttcgtcgttccGTCACACGCTAAACAGCTGTGGCTTCGGTCGCGCTTCTATGTGTGCTCGTCGTTCCCTCGTGTCGTCGTCGCATTCTCGTTTGCAACCCGCGTTCGCCTATCTTCGCGAAACTCACTTCGTGTCCCGATCGTTCGTTGGGGACCCGCGAACGTTCGTTTCCaacaaaaaagtaaaaaaagaaCCAGATTATACGCGCGCGCGATTACTGGTCCAGCAGGATCTACGAATTGTTGCGCGTTCTCCCGTGATACGTTCGTTGTAcgagtttcttttttctctttttttttgtcggtGTCGTCGAGAACGTTGATACTCGGCGCGCTGTCTGAGACAAACTCGCCGTATGGCATTCGCAGCAAAGCTATGGCCGCGCGCGTACGGTGGCGCCCCTGGCGGATCATGATTACACGCGCGTGCTCGGAGAAACAGGCAGGGTAGGGGGTGGGAAAACCCATCGTACTCTGGCAGGGCCAACAGAGACacgcacacacgtacacacacagaGGCATGTAAATACACGATCCTGCATTCTTTAGATAATCGCGCTTTGGAAGAACATGCCGACCGGAAACGCAACGAAAATTGAAAATCCTTCGGCAATTGGGTCGTTGGAAAAGTTGTACCGATAAGCGACTATCGATAACCACGTCCCGACTGATAAACTTTTTGCTTTTTGGGAATTGTGAAACGCACCTCATTTCGTCCTATGCCTGGCAGTCGGTCTTCCGGgggaaagaaattgcaaaattgaATGAATGTTTGTTGATAAGTTATTGGTAGTTAGGACAGCTGTCTGCTGGACTTAACTGGCTGACTACAGGCAGAATTATTCTACTGATTGTTTCGCCGTTCGAAATGTTAGCACGCTAATcacatttttaagaaatttattatcAGAAAGACACTAAGCCTATGATACGTTTACCCTAACTGTAAAAGGAACCCAGCAGTTTCTGTGttaatatagcagagtataaaTGCTCAAGAGATAAAGAGGACAAACAACCGGATAGGATAATATTCTCGCATACACATGTTTATGTTGTATACGTGCTACGTGCTGTAGAGATTCATGGAATTGTAGATGTGATTGCGGAATTCACTGTTTTGAATGATGGGAAAATACACCGGGACTACATGTCTGTATGAAGGTGACCAAACAGCTTgttttttttcataaaactttTATAATCCTGCAACGACCGCATTTGTCTCCTTCTAGTCCTTTGTCCTTCCAAACGGGTTGGGTTCGATATTCTTTCTTGGATTTTAACACTCTACCTACCGGATCTTTTATGGCTATGTATACTTTTTAATAGGATTTTTAACGACCATATTATATCTAGA
This window harbors:
- the Cact gene encoding NF-kappa-B inhibitor cactus; this encodes MWHPPSETPIPGNVAEQGGADKREEKGETDSGFLSSGNLLVSSEICEHEVTDAAATAPVAPEPMRVDSGVDFRLSESLSQLSLKQVTLNPLGTNDRVQTEPTFELTPVSPEKLEQRQIEEHRSRIEKPIELDWQLYYAQDDDGDTQLHIAIVQGFLEAAFSLIRMAPHFCLLNILNDDGQSPLHLAVLTRQPRIVRRLILAGANPALRNFRGNTALHLACATGDLASAMALTDTLTPLERSYLLPEGKVPALPQNLEQRNYDGEMCLHIAAASGQVDLVRLLLRLGADLEAKEALAGKTALHLAVERGCRSVVAFLLKECRPCLDSQTYAGITAYQIALCLDSQIASELVREGATPEPLPESDSDSSDDDDAIVSANYLPAIARLRQNVVGVKV